One part of the Humulus lupulus chromosome 9, drHumLupu1.1, whole genome shotgun sequence genome encodes these proteins:
- the LOC133799522 gene encoding uncharacterized protein LOC133799522, translating to MEKWQKALQYFDRPEVKRRSEINSANRAKQKQRSVQGSQSTPALRYKKRDLKTGCLVGVPEIWMATKYIDGEGWVSKAAKDNYEKMMEIRDTLNSQSSTSASASSTIPREEDDIILVETIFGRRRGYQPGLGRRIRTRENCEAANVPQPAQPPPTAQDMQEVRVRLRAIEEHLARIGGVSGSRSYNT from the exons ATGGAGAAATGGCAGAAGGCGCTCCAGTATTTTGATCGCCCTGAAGTGAAG AGGCGTTCTGAGATTAACTCTGCGAACCGtgcaaaacaaaaacagagaagCGTGCAGGGCTCACAGTCTACGCCAGCCCTTCGTTACAAGAAG CGTGATTTAAAAACTGGGTGTCTTGTTGGGGTTCCAGAGATTTGGATGGCGACTAAGTACATAGACGGGGAAGGTTGGGTGAGCAAGGCAGCAAAGGATAACTAT GAAAAGATGATGGAGATACGTGACACTCTGAATTCACAATCATCTACGAGCGCTTCTGCTTCGAGTACTATCCCGAGAGAAGAGGATGACATTATTCTTGTTGAGACGATCTTTGGACGTCGTCGAGGCTATCAGCCAGGCCTTGGTCGTAGGATTCGCACGAGGGAGAATTGTGAAGCGGCTAATGTACCTCAACCAGCCCAACCACCTCCTACCGCACAAGACATGCAAGAGGTGAGGGTGCGACTCCGAGCCATAGAGGAGCACTTGGCTAGGATTGGTGGAGTCTCGGGATCTCGATCCTACAACACCTAG